From Solidesulfovibrio carbinoliphilus subsp. oakridgensis, the proteins below share one genomic window:
- a CDS encoding 3-dehydroquinate synthase II family protein, translated as MTKEIWLKVIPFDKNIVTLGLESGVDGFVAEAADAEKIQALGRTKVMTPDGFDMIPICCKDDEGTAVEALKACRPVFLAKGWEIIPVENILACTEGLGLECESLDRARLAAGVLERGADRLLITPEAVCDLKTIVNELKLSQGTLDMVPAVITNIEHAGLGHRVCVDTTSILKTGEGMLVGNSSAFTFLVNAETESNPYVAARPFRINAGAVHAYCQMPGDKTRYLEELAAGSEVLIASHTGATKTAVVGRVKTEIRPMLLITATVEGKEGKVFLQNAETIRLVTPAGKPVSVVTLAVGDTVLVRTDVAGRHFGMRITEDIKEG; from the coding sequence ATGACCAAGGAAATCTGGCTCAAAGTCATTCCCTTCGACAAGAATATCGTGACCCTCGGCCTCGAATCCGGCGTGGACGGATTCGTGGCCGAGGCGGCCGACGCGGAAAAAATCCAGGCCCTTGGCCGCACCAAGGTCATGACCCCGGACGGATTCGACATGATCCCCATCTGCTGCAAGGACGACGAGGGCACGGCCGTCGAGGCGCTCAAGGCCTGCCGGCCGGTCTTTTTGGCCAAGGGCTGGGAGATCATTCCGGTCGAGAACATCCTGGCCTGCACCGAGGGCCTTGGCCTCGAATGCGAGAGCCTCGACCGGGCGAGACTCGCCGCCGGGGTCCTGGAGCGCGGGGCGGACAGGCTCCTCATCACGCCGGAAGCCGTCTGCGACCTCAAGACCATCGTCAATGAACTGAAACTCTCCCAGGGCACCCTCGACATGGTCCCGGCCGTCATCACCAACATCGAGCACGCGGGCCTTGGCCACCGGGTCTGCGTGGACACGACCAGCATCTTAAAGACCGGCGAGGGCATGCTCGTCGGCAACTCCTCGGCCTTCACCTTCCTGGTCAACGCCGAGACCGAGTCCAACCCCTACGTGGCGGCCCGGCCCTTCCGGATCAACGCCGGCGCGGTCCACGCCTACTGCCAGATGCCCGGCGACAAGACCCGGTACCTGGAGGAGCTGGCCGCCGGCTCGGAGGTCCTCATCGCCTCCCACACCGGGGCCACCAAGACGGCCGTGGTCGGCCGGGTCAAGACCGAAATCCGGCCCATGCTGCTCATAACGGCCACGGTCGAGGGCAAGGAAGGCAAGGTCTTTTTGCAAAACGCCGAGACCATCCGGCTCGTGACCCCGGCCGGGAAACCCGTCAGCGTGGTGACCCTCGCCGTCGGCGACACCGTGCTCGTGCGCACGGACGTGGCCGGCCGCCATTTCGGCATGCGCATCACCGAAGACATCAAGGAAGGCTGA
- the pheA gene encoding prephenate dehydratase encodes MTANATGNTGGDAPADGPGDDARTGSLEEALLDLRRGIDATDDAILELLNRRAAYSLEVGRRKDGRDSAIFKPFREQEVLDRLTGQNPGPLPAAHLLSIYREILSSSRRLQRPERVAYLGPEGTFSHFAAMAALGHSPDFLPQPTIGDVFAAVAAKQADLGVVPLENSLQGTVGQSLDNFQRHAVFIQAEISCRVSHALLSMATDLGAIDTVYSHPQPLAQCAAWLKTHLPAARVIPTDSTAAAAARLAAEPRAASIGHVKLAAMHGLHVLASPIEDLPDNWTRFFIIGPEDTKQQTRDKTSILFTVPNRPGALYQVLSHLAGEGINLTKLESRPIRGEKWQYVFFADLQCDITREEYKKLLATLKEQTHSLRILGCYPAGRQVDLADGDTGKTEA; translated from the coding sequence ATGACTGCCAACGCGACAGGCAACACGGGGGGCGACGCGCCGGCCGACGGTCCGGGCGACGACGCCCGGACGGGGTCCCTGGAAGAGGCCCTGCTCGATCTGCGCCGGGGCATCGACGCCACGGACGACGCCATCCTGGAACTCCTAAACCGCCGGGCGGCCTACAGCCTGGAGGTCGGCCGCCGCAAGGACGGCCGGGACAGCGCCATCTTCAAGCCCTTCCGCGAGCAGGAGGTCCTCGACCGGCTGACCGGTCAAAACCCGGGCCCGCTGCCGGCCGCCCACCTCCTCTCCATCTACCGGGAGATCCTCTCGTCCTCCCGCCGGCTCCAACGCCCCGAGCGGGTGGCCTACCTCGGCCCGGAAGGCACCTTCTCCCACTTCGCGGCCATGGCCGCCCTCGGCCATTCCCCGGACTTCCTGCCCCAGCCGACCATCGGCGATGTCTTTGCGGCCGTGGCCGCCAAACAGGCCGACCTCGGGGTGGTGCCCCTCGAAAACTCGCTCCAGGGCACGGTCGGCCAGAGTCTCGACAACTTCCAGCGCCACGCCGTCTTCATCCAGGCCGAGATCTCCTGCCGGGTGAGCCACGCCCTGCTGTCCATGGCCACGGACCTCGGCGCCATCGACACCGTCTACTCGCACCCCCAGCCCCTGGCCCAGTGCGCGGCCTGGCTCAAAACCCACCTGCCGGCGGCCCGGGTCATCCCCACGGACTCGACCGCGGCCGCCGCGGCCAGGCTCGCCGCCGAGCCCCGCGCCGCCTCCATCGGCCACGTGAAACTGGCCGCCATGCACGGCCTCCATGTCCTCGCCAGCCCCATCGAGGACCTGCCCGACAACTGGACCCGGTTTTTCATCATCGGGCCCGAGGATACCAAGCAGCAGACCCGGGACAAGACCTCCATCCTTTTTACCGTGCCAAACCGCCCGGGCGCCCTCTACCAGGTCCTCTCGCACCTGGCCGGCGAGGGCATCAACCTGACCAAGCTCGAATCGCGGCCCATCCGGGGCGAGAAATGGCAGTACGTCTTTTTCGCCGACCTCCAGTGCGACATCACCCGCGAGGAATACAAAAAGCTCCTGGCCACGCTCAAGGAGCAGACCCACAGCCTGCGCATCCTCGGCTGCTACCCGGCCGGCAGGCAGGTGGATCTGGCCGATGGCGACACGGGAAAAACAGAAGCGTAG